One window of Globicephala melas chromosome 2, mGloMel1.2, whole genome shotgun sequence genomic DNA carries:
- the BLOC1S6 gene encoding biogenesis of lysosome-related organelles complex 1 subunit 6 isoform X2 has translation MSVPGPPSLDGVLAGPPDGLESGGPTPGLSDTSPDEGLIEDLTIEDKAVEQLAEGLLSHYLPDLQRSKQALQELTQNQVVLLDTLEQEISKFKECHSMLDINALFTEAKHYHAKLVNIRKEMLMLHEKTSKLKKRALKLQQKRQKEELEREQQREKEFEREKQLTAKPAKRM, from the exons ATGAGTGTCCCTGGGCCGCCTTCCCTGGACGGGGTCCTGGCAGGGCCACCCGACGGCCTGGAGTCCGGGGGCCCGACGCCGG GTTTAAGTGACACTTCTCCAGATGAAGGGTTAATAGAGGACTTGACCATAGAAGACaaagctgtggagcaactggcAGAAGGCTTGCTTTCTCACTACTTGCCAGATCTGCAGAGATCAAAACAAGCTCTCCAGGAACTCAC ACAGAACCAAGTTGTATTATTAGACACACTGGAACAAGagatttcaaaatttaaagaatGTCATTCTATGTTGGATATTAATGCTTTG TTCACTGAAGCTAAACACTATCATGCCAAGTTGGTGAATATAAGAAAGGAGATGCTGATGCTTCATGAAAAGACATCAAAGTTAAAA AAAAGAGCACTTAAACTGCAGCAGAAGAGGCAAAAAGAAGAGTTGGAAAGGGAGCAGCAACGGGAGAaggaatttgaaagagaaaagcagttAACTGCCAAACCAGCTAAAAGGATGTGA